From the Lolium rigidum isolate FL_2022 chromosome 2, APGP_CSIRO_Lrig_0.1, whole genome shotgun sequence genome, one window contains:
- the LOC124692227 gene encoding uncharacterized protein LOC124692227 isoform X3 yields MDLAEPTFPVPSTATVAAPALAGPHSGGSESVVDGMAGPSMKPIQLEELAGSSMKPVHLEEMAGPSMKPVELEELDPMDDVYKQRLKWETINEDQQVWDALDEQRKLRKKEERKQRQEEQMSVIPCRCG; encoded by the exons ATGGATCTGGCGGAGCCTACCTTCCCCGTGCCCTCCACTGCGACCGTGGCCGCTCCGGCATTAGCAGGGCCGCACAGCGGCGGGAGCGAATCCGTGGTTGACG GGATGGCTGGCCCATCCATGAAGCCGATTCAGCTTGAAGAATTGGCTGGCTCATCCATGAAGCCGGTTCACCTCGAAGAAATGGCTGGCCCATCCATGAAGCCGGTTGAGCTCGAAGAATTGGATCCCATGGATGATGTTTACAAGCAGAGGCTAAAGTGGGAAACCATCAATGAGGACCAGCAGGTTTGGGATGCCCTTGATGAGCAGCGAAA ATTGAGAAAGAAAGAGGAGAGGAAGCAGAGACAAGAGGAG CAAATGTCGGTGATTCCTTGCAGATGTGGGTGA
- the LOC124692227 gene encoding uncharacterized protein LOC124692227 isoform X1, which translates to MDLAEPTFPVPSTATVAAPALAGPHSGGSESVVDGMAGPSMKPIQLEELAGSSMKPVHLEEMAGPSMKPVELEELDPMDDVYKQRLKWETINEDQQVWDALDEQRKLRKKEERKQRQEEVRHWILFIKALYSNVGDSLQMWVSMHLLVYFVVPARPSVFMPD; encoded by the exons ATGGATCTGGCGGAGCCTACCTTCCCCGTGCCCTCCACTGCGACCGTGGCCGCTCCGGCATTAGCAGGGCCGCACAGCGGCGGGAGCGAATCCGTGGTTGACG GGATGGCTGGCCCATCCATGAAGCCGATTCAGCTTGAAGAATTGGCTGGCTCATCCATGAAGCCGGTTCACCTCGAAGAAATGGCTGGCCCATCCATGAAGCCGGTTGAGCTCGAAGAATTGGATCCCATGGATGATGTTTACAAGCAGAGGCTAAAGTGGGAAACCATCAATGAGGACCAGCAGGTTTGGGATGCCCTTGATGAGCAGCGAAA ATTGAGAAAGAAAGAGGAGAGGAAGCAGAGACAAGAGGAGGTACGACACTGGATTTTATTTATAAAAGCTCTGTACT CAAATGTCGGTGATTCCTTGCAGATGTGGGTGAGCATGCATCTACTTGTCTACTTCGTTGTGCCAGCTCGACCCAGTGTCTTCATGCCAGATTGA
- the LOC124692227 gene encoding uncharacterized protein LOC124692227 isoform X2, whose protein sequence is MDLAEPTFPVPSTATVAAPALAGPHSGGSESVVDGMAGPSMKPIQLEELAGSSMKPVHLEEMAGPSMKPVELEELDPMDDVYKQRLKWETINEDQQVWDALDEQRKLRKKEERKQRQEEMWVSMHLLVYFVVPARPSVFMPD, encoded by the exons ATGGATCTGGCGGAGCCTACCTTCCCCGTGCCCTCCACTGCGACCGTGGCCGCTCCGGCATTAGCAGGGCCGCACAGCGGCGGGAGCGAATCCGTGGTTGACG GGATGGCTGGCCCATCCATGAAGCCGATTCAGCTTGAAGAATTGGCTGGCTCATCCATGAAGCCGGTTCACCTCGAAGAAATGGCTGGCCCATCCATGAAGCCGGTTGAGCTCGAAGAATTGGATCCCATGGATGATGTTTACAAGCAGAGGCTAAAGTGGGAAACCATCAATGAGGACCAGCAGGTTTGGGATGCCCTTGATGAGCAGCGAAA ATTGAGAAAGAAAGAGGAGAGGAAGCAGAGACAAGAGGAG ATGTGGGTGAGCATGCATCTACTTGTCTACTTCGTTGTGCCAGCTCGACCCAGTGTCTTCATGCCAGATTGA